In Crinalium epipsammum PCC 9333, the genomic window ATCAAACAATCTACAATCGTTTCTGAATTATCTGTCACCGGAAACATTCTGCCATCCGGTTCAGTTTTCAGCTTCACCCCATGAGACTCAAACCAAGCAACTGTATCCTTAGCTTGAAACCGAGTAAAAGCACCCCGTAGTGCTTTATTTCCTCTAGGATAATATTGCACCAAAACAGCCGGATCGAAGCAGGCATGGGTAACATTGCATCTACCTCCCCCAGAAATGCGAACTTTCCCCAGAACTTCGCGCCCAGCTTCTATTAATGTGACTTGGGCGTGAGGGTAAGTTTCAGCACAAGAAATTGCTGCAAAAAAACCAGCAGCCCCACCACCTATTACCACGATTCGTAACTGTTGCACACTCAAATTAGTAATAATGATAGAAGATCTATTTTACTCTTCTATTTCAAAATCCTCTTTGGTTGCTTTGCAAACCGGACACACCCAATCTTCAGGGATGTCTTCAAAAGCCGTACCTGGTTCAATCCCAGAATCGGGATCACCTTGTTCTGGGTCATACACATAGCCACAAATCGTGCATATATAGGTCGCCATAGAAATGCTCTCCTCACAATTTCCTTTATAGTTTAAATCTCTAGAGAAATAATTTCATATTTCAATGAAATTAATATCGTAAAGTTTTCAATATTCCATATAAAATGCCCGTAGCAATTGTCAATACTATTAATAGTAAGTACACGCCACCAGGAAGAAACGTGAGAATACCAAATCCTCTTAAAAGATAGAGAGCTATTGTAATTCCCAATACACTGCTAAAAATATAAGCAACTAATTCAGTTTGAGACTTGCGAGATTGTCTCACGCGCTTTTCCTCTAAAATATCCGCATATTGTAGCTGATAATTACATGAGCATATCTTTTTATTCTGATTCGCTTGACGCTACCGAAGCCGCGCTTTTCCAAGGGGAAATTTTAATTAAAACGGGAATGCTCTGCACAGACGGTTCGGCAACGCATTCTAT contains:
- the rd gene encoding rubredoxin, with product MATYICTICGYVYDPEQGDPDSGIEPGTAFEDIPEDWVCPVCKATKEDFEIEE